A DNA window from Castanea sativa cultivar Marrone di Chiusa Pesio chromosome 7, ASM4071231v1 contains the following coding sequences:
- the LOC142642910 gene encoding protein FIP1: MLAARDQELRTLTAEGNQLQSELRLARSLIAERDSEIQSVRATNNQYVEENERLRAILGEWSARAAKLERALEVERMSNLELQKKVSTLTNQSNTSAEPT, encoded by the exons ATGTTAGCAGCTCGTGATCAAGAATTACGGACACTTACTGCTGAG GGGAATCAACTGCAATCTGAGCTAAGGCTTGCTCGGTCTTTGATAGCAGAGAGGGACTCTGAGATTCAGAGTGTTCGTGCTACAAACAATCAG TATGTAGAAGAGAATGAAAGACTAAGAGCTATTTTAGGAGAATGGAGTGCCCGAGCAGCAAAG ctTGAGCGAGCATTGGAGGTCGAGCGAATGTCAAATCTTGAATTGCAGAAGAAGGTTTCAACACTCACAAATCAATCAAATACATCAGCAGAACCTACTTAA